One region of bacterium genomic DNA includes:
- the accB gene encoding acetyl-CoA carboxylase biotin carboxyl carrier protein — PAAPPVASPVAVAPAPAPVPAAPAPVAPPSHLVEIKSPMVGTFYRSPAPDAPAFVEPGKIVKVGDVLCIIEAMKLMNEIEAEQSGKIVKILVENAQPVEFGQPLFLIDPTAI; from the coding sequence CCCGCCGCGCCGCCGGTGGCTTCGCCGGTCGCCGTGGCGCCCGCCCCGGCCCCCGTGCCCGCCGCTCCGGCGCCCGTCGCGCCGCCGTCCCATCTGGTCGAGATCAAATCCCCGATGGTGGGCACGTTCTACCGCTCGCCGGCCCCCGACGCGCCCGCCTTTGTCGAGCCGGGCAAAATCGTCAAGGTCGGCGATGTCCTCTGCATCATCGAGGCGATGAAGCTGATGAACGAAATCGAGGCCGAACAGTCCGGCAAGATTGTCAAGATCCTCGTCGAGAACGCCCAGCCGGTCGAATTCGGCCAGCCGCTGTTCCTGATTGACCCGACGGCCATTTAG